The following coding sequences are from one Rutidosis leptorrhynchoides isolate AG116_Rl617_1_P2 chromosome 11, CSIRO_AGI_Rlap_v1, whole genome shotgun sequence window:
- the LOC139875967 gene encoding auxin-induced protein 15A-like, producing the protein MMNGKAMKSWVKKWKKMNDGGIVPSSASCDKCCQWAFNWPSSCMHEEHEASIPRDVPKGHTVVYVGKNQRRFVIKVKLLKHPLFSALLDQAREEYDFTNDTRLSIPCDEEVFLSVVRCVTSPHDRRIPLCI; encoded by the coding sequence atgatgaatgGCAAGGCTATGAAATCATGGGTAAAAAAGTGGAAAAAGATGAATGATGGAGGAATTGTACCTTCATCTGCAAGTTGCGACAAATGTTGTCAATGGGCATTCAATTGGCCATCATCATGCATGCACGAAGAACACGAAGCTTCGATCCCACGAGACGTCCCGAAGGGTCATACGGTGGTTTACGTAGGGAAAAACCAGAGGAGGTTTGTGATTAAGGTGAAATTACTAAAACACCCTTTGTTCAGCGCGTTGTTGGATCAAGCTCGAGAAGAATACGACTTCACTAATGATACCAGACTTAGTATTCCATGTGATGAGGAGGTTTTCCTCAGCGTAGTTCGGTGTGTCACGTCACCACATGATCGACGAATTCCTCTGTGCATTTGA
- the LOC139877292 gene encoding uncharacterized protein: MDHRIPPLHLRTTTQILKQTTVIFTSNHHLFIFIILSFLILTLRSNVETATHSLTSFIDHDPSIKSLLSRLHISDVPRVTTTANNIINNNNNNNLNRRRRPFLQLTRVGTLDDDFFSGDEDFDHRLFGTLAKPQMNSTFLIVDAFDSRLGFRNLISDNGIRVSEIVRSNSEISFNSVEGNDLKKDTDDKDTIYKENESETIDELQKFLIKFELEHHEMTTLLFLLGGLSASYGFAMFGYVVTYAWVLGIIFVVVVNDLLKVYKSFLRTLWDGSNLGLKRLSGYIVMRWALRDALTQLLGVWFFGEIEDQYSFLKIFVRLKLMPFSIVSPWVKGFEREIYGFLLSWFLLDTLVSFVFAVDAWIAMVDTRKSVKEVVKEGCHLLSIMLHPAINLKCLEGIVCGSFTRWVLSGLFGKLFASAFQSFMEVYFMVAWLLYYFSVKSKDANSIGVPFGNRELERLLEDVR; the protein is encoded by the coding sequence ATGGACCACCGTATTCCGCCGCTACACCTCCGTACAACCACCCAAATCCTAAAACAAACCACCGTAATCTTCACCTCAAATCACCATCTTTTCATCTTCATAATCCTCTCGTTCCTAATTTTAACTCTCCGTTCAAATGTCGAAACTGCAACTCACTCTCTTACTTCATTCATCGATCATGATCCTTCAATTAAATCACTTTTATCTCGTCTCCATATCTCCGACGTGCCACGTGTCACCACCACCGCCAACAATAtcatcaacaacaataacaataataacctgaATCGCCGTCGCCGGCCGTTTCTTCAGCTTACTCGTGTCGGAACCCTAGATGATGATTTTTTCTCCGGTGATGAAGATTTTGATCACCGGTTATTTGGAACCCTAGCTAAACCACAAATGAATTCCACGTTTTTGATTGTTGATGCCTTTGATTCACGGTTAGGGTTTCGTAATTTGATTTCTGATAATGGAATTAGGGTTTCGGAAATTGTACGGTCGAATAGTGAAATTTCGTTTAATTCAGTTGAGGGAAATGATTTAAAAAAAGATACTGATGATAAAGATACTATATATAAAGAGAATGAGAGTGAAACTATTGATGAACTGCAAAAATTCTTGATAAAATTTGAGCTTGAACATCATGAAATGACTACTTTATTGTTTTTGCTTGGTGGATTATCTGCTTCTTACGGTTTCGCTATGTTCGGATACGTGGTTACTTATGCTTGGGTGCTTGGGATTATATTTGTAGTAGTGGTGAATGATTTGTTAAAAGTGTATAAATCGTTCTTACGAACTTTATGGGATGGTTCGAATTTAGGGTTGAAACGTTTGTCTGGTTATATTGTAATGAGATGGGCGTTAAGGGATGCGTTGACGCAGTTATTAGGTGTTTGGTTTTTCGGGGAAATTGAAGATCAGTATTCATTTCTCAAGATTTTTGTTAGGTTGAAGTTGATGCCTTTTTCAATTGTGTCTCCTTGGGTTAAAGGTTTTGAAAGAGAGATTTATGGATTTTTGCTATCGTGGTTTTTGTTGGATACGTTGGTTTCGTTTGTTTTTGCTGTGGATGCTTGGATTGCGATGGTGGATACGAGAAAAAGTGTGAAGGAAGTTGTAAAAGAAGGGTGTCATTTGTTGTCTATAATGTTGCATCCCGCGATTAATCTCAAGTGTTTAGAAGGTATCGTTTGTGGGTCGTTTACTAGATGGGTACTTTCGGGTTTATTTGGGAAGTTATTTGCTTCTGCGTTTCAGTCTTTTATGGAGGTATACTTTATGGTAGCATGGCTTCTATACTACTTTTCGGTTAAATCAAAGGATGCTAATTCTATTGGAGTACCATTTGGTAATAGAGAACTTGAACGATTGCTTGAAGATGTTAGATAA
- the LOC139875966 gene encoding uncharacterized protein yields MVSYDDADQMWNLLASTIREVAKEVLGRAVGTSRGHKFDRESWWLSDDVQTKVALKQIRFREIITCREGTLTDRTRAGERYKEAKREAKKDVARAKEKAYEDLYRKLDSKEGANDIYRIAKARERRRGDLDNIKFIKDEAGQTLVKEDEIRKRWEGYFSSLFIEGRPGSLEDPQDPDIEQSQNNTDCGRINQEEVRVALRKMGRNKFVRPDQIPIETWRCLGEDGVRWLTCLFNITFRSSKMPMEWRLSETIPIYKNKGVLKTVVIIEA; encoded by the coding sequence ATGGTATCTTATGATGACGCGGATCAGATGTGGAATCTTCTGGCGTCCACCATTAGAGAGGTAGCCAAAGAAGTTTTAGGTCGGGCAGTAGGGACTTCAAGAGGACACAAGTTTGATAGGGAATCTTGGTGGCTTAGTGACGATGTCCAAACCAAAGTCGCGCTTAAGCAAATTAGGTTTAGGGAGATTATCACTTGTCGGGAGGGGACCCTGACAGATAGAACTAGGGCCGGAGAGAGGTATAAAGAAGccaaaagagaagctaagaaggaTGTAGCCCGCGCAAAGGAAAAGGCATACGAAGATTTGTATAGGAAACTAGACTCCAAAGAGGGAGCAAATGATATATAcaggatagccaaagctagggagaGAAGGCGCGGGGATCtagataacatcaagtttatcaaagACGAAGCTGGGCAAACCTTAGTAAAGGAAGACGAAATTAGAAAAAGATGGGAAGGGTATTTCTCATCTCTGTTCATTGAGGGAAGACCCGGGTCTCTCGAAGACCCACAAGACCCCGATATTGAACAATCCCAGAACAACACGGATTGTGGGAGGATCAACCAAGAGGAAGTACGAGTggcactacgaaagatggggagaaataaATTCGTGAGACCGGACCAGATCCCCATTGAGACGTGGCGGTGCCTTGGCGAGGATGGTGTTAGGTGGTTGACTTGCCTTTTCAATATCACGTTTCGAAGCTCTaaaatgcctatggaatggagactaAGCGAGACTATCCCCATCTATAAGAACAAGGGGGTGCTCAAAACTGTggtaattatagaggcataa